A window of Cohnella herbarum contains these coding sequences:
- the aroC gene encoding chorismate synthase, with protein MAGNTFGETFKITTFGESHGAGVGVIVDGVTPGVELDTEYIQKQMDRRKPGQSSVTSPRKEYDIIHILSGVFEGKTTGTPLFILLNNHDMRPDAYNDIQHSFRPGHADFTYLRKYGIRDHRGSGRASGRETAGRVAGGAVARKLLERRGVSVVAYTQEVGGIACRSFVEQSIENNAMRACDPVAAIEMIKKVEQLAEKGDSCGGIVECRIRGVIPGLGEPAFDKLDAELAKAMLSIGAVKGIEFGEGFAAASMLGSEHNDEMNSDGFLSNHSGGILGGISTGQEIIFRIAVKPTSSISVPQRTINDGGEEQQIQTIGRHDPCICPRIVPVVEAMACLVLEDQYKRQAAMLG; from the coding sequence ATGGCCGGGAATACGTTCGGGGAAACGTTTAAAATCACGACTTTCGGGGAATCGCATGGAGCCGGGGTAGGCGTCATCGTGGATGGAGTGACGCCGGGGGTCGAGCTGGATACGGAGTATATACAGAAGCAAATGGATCGCAGAAAACCGGGTCAATCTTCGGTGACCTCTCCCCGCAAGGAATATGATATCATTCACATTCTGTCTGGCGTATTCGAGGGGAAAACGACGGGGACGCCGCTCTTTATTTTATTGAATAATCACGATATGAGGCCGGATGCGTACAACGACATTCAACACTCTTTTCGCCCGGGGCATGCGGACTTCACTTATCTACGGAAATACGGTATCCGTGACCATCGAGGCAGCGGAAGGGCATCCGGTCGAGAAACGGCCGGCAGAGTCGCAGGAGGGGCTGTGGCTCGCAAACTGTTGGAGCGCAGGGGAGTGAGCGTGGTCGCTTATACGCAAGAAGTCGGGGGAATCGCTTGCCGATCCTTCGTGGAGCAGTCCATCGAGAATAATGCAATGAGAGCTTGCGATCCTGTCGCCGCCATTGAGATGATCAAGAAAGTCGAGCAACTAGCGGAGAAGGGCGACAGTTGCGGAGGTATCGTGGAGTGCCGTATTCGCGGAGTTATCCCGGGTCTAGGAGAACCGGCATTCGATAAACTGGACGCGGAGTTGGCCAAAGCGATGTTATCCATCGGCGCGGTGAAAGGGATAGAGTTCGGAGAGGGATTCGCCGCGGCTTCCATGCTCGGCAGCGAACATAACGACGAGATGAACTCCGACGGCTTTCTGAGCAACCACTCGGGAGGAATTCTCGGCGGAATAAGCACGGGGCAGGAAATTATTTTCCGGATTGCGGTTAAACCGACTTCGTCCATCTCCGTTCCGCAAAGAACCATTAACGACGGAGGGGAAGAGCAGCAGATTCAGACCATAGGCCGCCATGACCCGTGTATTTGCCCGAGAATAGTACCCGTGGTTGAAGCGATGGCTTGTTTGGTGTTAGAGGACCAGTACAAACGGCAAGCCGCGATGCTGGGGTAA
- a CDS encoding LysE family translocator, protein MSAIVKGLIIGVSIAAPVGPIGLLCIRKTLNQGRLFGLVSGLGAATADACYGLIAALGLTMVTNFVSDQAIALNLIGALFLFYLAYSTAKAPVTTVETVKLPGRRYWPTYATTFMLTMTNPITIVSFAGIFSGMNLSEGSSASLWLVLGVFLGSAAWWVILCLVVGLIKRTITPHALKWINYGSAMVLAIFAFISLYHFGVGIG, encoded by the coding sequence ATGTCGGCAATCGTTAAAGGATTGATTATCGGGGTTTCCATAGCGGCGCCGGTCGGCCCCATAGGACTTCTCTGTATTCGAAAAACGTTAAATCAAGGCCGTTTATTCGGTTTAGTTTCCGGTTTAGGAGCCGCCACGGCGGATGCGTGTTACGGACTAATCGCGGCGTTAGGACTTACGATGGTTACGAATTTTGTATCCGATCAAGCGATTGCGTTGAATCTAATCGGCGCCTTATTCTTGTTCTATCTGGCTTATAGTACCGCGAAGGCCCCCGTTACGACGGTTGAAACCGTAAAGCTACCGGGACGAAGATATTGGCCGACCTATGCGACGACGTTCATGCTGACGATGACGAACCCGATCACGATCGTCTCTTTCGCGGGTATTTTCTCGGGAATGAACCTCTCCGAAGGTTCAAGCGCGTCGCTATGGCTGGTGCTCGGCGTGTTCTTGGGATCAGCCGCATGGTGGGTCATCTTATGTTTAGTCGTAGGGCTAATAAAAAGGACGATTACTCCGCATGCGCTCAAATGGATTAACTATGGATCAGCAATGGTGCTTGCCATATTCGCGTTCATCAGTCTCTATCATTTCGGGGTTGGAATCGGATAA
- a CDS encoding GNAT family N-acetyltransferase, producing MQEPFEIVHATRDELDAIVEIYNTTIASRVVTADLAPVTVESRIQWFEEHDDQHRPLWVMKSGGEIIAWLSFSKFHARAAYDATAEISIYISPKSRSKGIGSLFLQKAIEECPRLHIRNIVALVFGHNEPSLALLRKFGFEQWGLLPGVANMDGIERDLVMMGKKV from the coding sequence ATGCAAGAGCCGTTTGAAATCGTTCATGCAACGAGAGACGAGTTAGATGCCATCGTGGAGATCTACAACACGACTATCGCAAGCCGAGTGGTTACCGCGGATTTAGCGCCCGTAACGGTCGAAAGCCGGATTCAATGGTTCGAGGAGCACGACGATCAGCATAGACCTCTTTGGGTGATGAAGTCCGGTGGCGAGATTATTGCTTGGTTAAGTTTCTCTAAATTTCATGCAAGAGCCGCCTATGATGCGACAGCCGAGATCAGCATCTATATTTCTCCTAAGAGCCGATCGAAAGGGATAGGGAGTCTATTCTTGCAGAAAGCAATCGAGGAGTGCCCGAGATTACATATCCGCAATATTGTAGCGCTGGTCTTCGGACATAATGAACCGAGTTTGGCATTGTTGCGTAAATTCGGGTTCGAGCAGTGGGGACTGTTACCCGGGGTTGCGAACATGGACGGAATAGAAAGAGATTTGGTTATGATGGGGAAAAAGGTTTAG
- a CDS encoding ABC-F family ATP-binding cassette domain-containing protein, with protein MSILTVTKLTHGFGDRAIFNDVSFRLLKGEHVGLIGANGEGKSTFMNIITGSLEPDAGKVEWSKKVRVGYLDQHSVLHKGMTIRDVLRGAFQYLMDLETEMNEMYDKMGSATPEELEALLEEVGTIQDTLTNNDFYLIDAKVEEIARGLGLGDIGLDRDVHDLSGGQRTKVLLAKLLLEKPDILLLDEPTNYLDEQHIEWLKRYLQEYENAFILVSHDIPFLNSVINLIYHMGNQELNRYVGDYDNFVQLHEAKKQQLESAFKRQQQEIDDLKDFVARNKARVSTRNMAMSRQKKLDNMDIIELAREKPKPEFRFKEARTSGRLIFEAKNLVIGYEEPLCRNIDLLMERGQKIAIVGANGIGKTTLLRSLLGQIPPLSGTVKQGDNLFIGYFEQEIKGGADEICIEAVWKNFPSMSQFEVRAALAKCGLTTKHIESKVSVLSGGEKAKVRLCNLINKESNLLVLDEPTNHLDVDAKDELKRALQAYKGSVLLISHEPEFYRDVATEVWNCESWTTKVF; from the coding sequence ATGAGTATTTTAACCGTAACAAAATTAACTCACGGTTTCGGCGACCGTGCCATATTCAACGATGTTTCGTTCCGCTTGCTTAAAGGCGAACACGTCGGCTTGATCGGCGCTAACGGCGAAGGCAAGTCTACGTTCATGAATATTATTACCGGAAGTCTGGAACCGGACGCGGGTAAAGTCGAATGGTCCAAAAAAGTTCGCGTCGGATATCTCGATCAGCATTCCGTGTTGCACAAAGGGATGACGATTCGCGACGTTCTGCGCGGAGCGTTCCAGTATCTCATGGATCTCGAGACGGAAATGAACGAAATGTACGACAAGATGGGCTCGGCCACTCCGGAAGAACTGGAAGCGTTGCTCGAAGAAGTCGGTACGATTCAAGATACGTTGACGAATAACGACTTCTATCTGATCGACGCTAAGGTCGAGGAAATCGCCCGCGGTCTTGGACTCGGCGATATCGGATTAGACCGGGACGTTCACGATCTGAGCGGCGGACAACGCACGAAGGTGCTCTTGGCAAAGCTATTGCTGGAGAAGCCCGACATTCTTCTTCTCGATGAGCCGACCAACTACTTGGACGAACAGCATATCGAATGGCTTAAGCGTTATTTGCAGGAATACGAGAACGCGTTTATTCTCGTATCTCACGATATTCCGTTCCTCAATAGCGTAATCAATCTTATTTATCATATGGGCAATCAAGAATTGAATCGATACGTCGGCGATTACGATAACTTCGTTCAATTGCACGAAGCCAAGAAACAACAGTTGGAATCCGCTTTTAAGCGCCAACAGCAAGAGATCGACGATCTGAAGGATTTCGTTGCCCGCAACAAGGCACGCGTCTCCACTCGCAACATGGCGATGTCCCGCCAGAAGAAACTCGACAACATGGACATCATCGAATTGGCGAGAGAGAAACCGAAACCGGAATTCCGCTTCAAGGAAGCCCGGACGTCCGGACGACTCATCTTCGAAGCGAAAAATTTGGTTATCGGATACGAAGAGCCGCTATGCCGGAATATCGATTTGCTTATGGAACGCGGACAGAAGATTGCTATCGTCGGAGCGAACGGCATCGGTAAGACGACGTTATTGCGGAGTCTTCTCGGGCAGATTCCTCCTCTATCCGGTACGGTGAAGCAAGGAGACAATCTGTTTATCGGTTACTTCGAACAGGAAATCAAAGGCGGAGCCGACGAAATCTGTATCGAAGCCGTGTGGAAGAACTTCCCTTCAATGTCTCAATTCGAAGTGCGCGCCGCTCTGGCGAAGTGCGGACTAACGACTAAGCATATCGAGAGCAAAGTATCCGTGCTAAGCGGCGGCGAGAAAGCCAAAGTTCGGCTCTGCAACCTGATTAACAAGGAATCGAACCTGCTCGTGCTCGATGAGCCGACGAACCATCTTGACGTCGATGCCAAAGATGAGCTGAAGCGAGCTCTTCAAGCCTACAAGGGAAGCGTCTTGTTGATCAGCCATGAACCTGAATTTTACCGGGATGTCGCGACGGAAGTGTGGAACTGCGAATCTTGGACGACAAAAGTGTTTTAA
- a CDS encoding GIY-YIG nuclease family protein, giving the protein MKSKEERANLVEQYSKIPIEGGVFQIKNTVNGKILVDKTPNFKSLNGRAVSLRLGSETNKALQKEWNEFGEDAFVMEILEVLKPSDNPFVSQKDELKKLVEHWIDKLQPFGDRGYHTIKPETNNGPK; this is encoded by the coding sequence ATGAAAAGCAAAGAAGAGCGCGCGAATCTGGTTGAACAATACTCGAAAATTCCGATCGAAGGCGGAGTATTCCAGATCAAGAATACGGTTAACGGCAAAATACTCGTCGACAAAACCCCGAACTTCAAGTCTCTTAACGGAAGAGCCGTCTCGCTTCGGTTAGGAAGCGAGACGAACAAAGCTCTACAGAAGGAATGGAACGAATTCGGCGAGGATGCTTTCGTAATGGAAATTCTGGAAGTGCTTAAACCAAGCGACAATCCCTTCGTCTCTCAGAAAGACGAGCTGAAGAAATTGGTCGAACATTGGATCGATAAGCTCCAGCCTTTCGGCGACCGGGGTTACCATACGATCAAACCGGAGACAAATAACGGCCCGAAATAA
- a CDS encoding DUF2087 domain-containing protein gives MSISDVFWNSSLEELKQGYVKDSEFFVCLLCGKRTENGIVYPDDGVYYDAEKYMRKHIESSHHSVFDYLIGLDKKLTGLTDHQNGLLRLFHQGKSDGEVQKELGIGSASTIRNHRFVLKEKERQSKVFLALMELLKDKDRHAPAIVNVHKTARMVDERYNVTSEEADKVLKKVFPNGTDANLFTFDLQEKHKLIVLREVAKRFSADRIYTEKEVNEILMTAYEDYAILRRYLIEYGFMDRENDGSRYWLKE, from the coding sequence GTGAGTATTTCGGATGTTTTCTGGAATTCATCGTTGGAAGAGTTGAAGCAAGGCTACGTCAAGGATTCCGAATTTTTCGTTTGTTTGCTGTGCGGCAAGAGAACTGAGAACGGAATTGTCTATCCGGATGACGGCGTCTATTACGACGCGGAGAAGTATATGCGTAAACATATCGAGAGCTCGCATCATTCGGTGTTCGACTATCTTATCGGATTGGATAAAAAGCTTACCGGACTTACCGATCACCAGAACGGTTTGCTTCGGTTGTTCCACCAAGGTAAGAGCGACGGCGAAGTTCAGAAGGAGCTTGGCATCGGCAGCGCCTCAACGATCCGTAATCACCGCTTCGTGTTGAAGGAGAAAGAACGCCAATCCAAAGTATTCCTCGCATTGATGGAATTGCTGAAAGACAAAGACCGGCATGCGCCGGCAATCGTCAATGTTCATAAGACCGCTAGGATGGTTGATGAACGGTATAACGTCACTTCGGAAGAGGCCGATAAAGTTTTGAAGAAGGTTTTCCCGAATGGTACAGACGCTAATCTGTTTACCTTCGATCTTCAGGAAAAGCATAAGCTCATCGTATTGCGGGAGGTTGCCAAACGTTTCAGCGCCGATCGTATTTATACGGAGAAAGAAGTCAATGAAATCCTCATGACGGCTTATGAAGATTATGCGATATTGAGAAGATACTTGATCGAGTACGGATTTATGGACCGCGAGAACGATGGGAGCCGGTATTGGCTTAAAGAATAG
- the hisC gene encoding histidinol-phosphate transaminase, with protein MSQYWSELTASLVPYVPGEQPKDQRYIKLNTNENPYPPSPKVIEAIQAATNADLRLYPDPTCEPLREVLAQYYGLTKEHVFVGNGSDEILAFAFPAFFSADRTILFPDITYTFYPVYAKLYGINYETIPTDEQFNIDARQYGIPNGGIIIPNPNAPTARFMLVDQLKTILEANRSQVVIVDEAYVDFGGESVVPLVAGYHNLLVVQTLSKSRSLAGLRVGMAVGHPDLIEGLNRIKNSFNSYTLDRLALAGAVAAIEDQAYFENTNRKVIATREWTIEALKPLGFQAIESKANFIFVTHPERSAPELFASLKSRGILVRYFNKPRIDQYLRVSIGTDEEMEAFVSAVKAILQTEAMKA; from the coding sequence ATGAGCCAATATTGGAGCGAATTAACGGCATCCCTGGTTCCTTACGTGCCCGGCGAACAGCCGAAGGACCAACGTTATATAAAGCTAAATACGAACGAAAATCCTTATCCGCCGTCTCCTAAAGTAATAGAGGCGATTCAAGCGGCGACGAACGCCGACTTAAGGTTGTACCCCGATCCGACCTGCGAGCCTTTAAGAGAAGTTTTGGCCCAATACTACGGGTTAACCAAGGAACACGTCTTCGTCGGCAACGGTTCTGACGAAATTCTGGCGTTTGCTTTTCCGGCATTTTTCTCGGCGGATCGAACGATTCTATTTCCGGACATTACTTATACGTTCTACCCGGTTTACGCGAAACTGTACGGAATCAACTACGAAACGATTCCAACGGACGAACAGTTCAACATCGATGCGCGGCAATACGGCATCCCGAACGGGGGCATCATTATACCGAATCCTAACGCGCCGACGGCACGGTTCATGCTTGTAGACCAACTTAAGACGATTCTTGAAGCCAATCGATCTCAGGTGGTCATCGTAGACGAGGCGTATGTCGACTTCGGAGGAGAATCGGTCGTGCCTTTAGTTGCCGGCTATCACAATCTGTTAGTCGTCCAGACGTTATCGAAGTCGCGTTCGCTGGCCGGACTTCGCGTTGGGATGGCGGTCGGGCATCCGGACTTGATCGAGGGCTTAAATCGAATTAAAAATTCGTTTAATTCCTACACGTTAGATCGGTTAGCGTTGGCGGGAGCGGTTGCGGCCATCGAAGATCAAGCCTATTTCGAGAATACCAACCGGAAAGTGATCGCTACTAGAGAATGGACGATAGAGGCTTTGAAACCGCTTGGATTTCAAGCCATCGAGTCCAAGGCTAACTTTATTTTCGTTACACACCCCGAGAGATCGGCGCCGGAATTGTTCGCTTCATTGAAGAGCAGGGGAATCCTCGTCCGCTATTTCAATAAACCGAGGATCGATCAATACTTGCGAGTTAGCATCGGTACCGATGAGGAGATGGAAGCGTTCGTCTCCGCGGTGAAGGCGATTCTGCAAACCGAGGCCATGAAAGCTTGA
- a CDS encoding YfiT family bacillithiol transferase — MIQDLRYPIGQFEHEDEITPQRRQEWITEISSLPTKLASALEGLGKDQLNTPYRPDGWTIRQVAHHIADSHLNSFTRFKLALTEEQPTIRPYYEDRWALLDDTTKAPVELSTTLIAALHERWVMLLRSMSEQDYARTFYHPGSKLTIRLDYALGSYAWHGRHHVAHITSLRKRMGW, encoded by the coding sequence ATGATTCAAGATTTAAGGTATCCGATAGGACAGTTCGAACATGAAGATGAGATCACGCCCCAACGGAGGCAGGAATGGATCACCGAAATCTCTAGCTTGCCGACGAAGCTCGCTTCCGCGTTAGAAGGTCTCGGCAAAGATCAATTGAATACGCCTTATCGGCCGGATGGTTGGACGATAAGGCAGGTCGCCCATCATATCGCGGATAGCCATCTGAATAGCTTCACCCGGTTTAAGCTCGCGTTGACGGAAGAGCAGCCTACGATCAGGCCCTATTACGAAGATCGCTGGGCGCTTCTTGACGATACGACGAAAGCGCCGGTTGAGCTGTCGACAACGTTGATCGCGGCATTGCATGAACGCTGGGTAATGTTGCTTCGTTCGATGTCCGAGCAAGACTATGCAAGAACGTTCTATCATCCGGGATCGAAGCTAACGATCCGGTTAGATTACGCTCTCGGTTCCTACGCTTGGCACGGTCGTCATCATGTCGCGCATATTACTTCCCTTCGTAAGCGAATGGGCTGGTAA
- a CDS encoding GGDEF domain-containing phosphodiesterase, producing MLGWNSMMSLIHNAVAHYAYSLAILFFIASVLFLYFMNVQKIRRRGLVFDGLPGVLHSKPFTLQLRKKLKTRAPFYLILLTIDEIKTINTNGIGVRNELLQQVGRRLTNWLPPSGSACRLEGGEFLICLPFPSAKKFKFTGVEYLQEMETLLSAPYLIQHKLHHLSMKTGMAKYAGEKLTIDQLLSLTYSSLHQDTVNGMNHAVLYHEKYAEQIRRRTLIEVYLRDALLENQFSMQYQPQFELHSGKLKGFEAVLIWIHPELGNIAPDEFMPIGEEKQLLLPISDWMLRQACHMLRRMTTGSSPITISVPISSSQLSNQRFAEQIEDLLKDTGLRAERLELELMESMLMHSKDIADSQLNRLHQLGVRLVLNGVGNEYFKMKEISKLPFCLLKIDGSFIRNIGHPSEQQEFESLIHSVKQNRYEVLAEGLETYEQLVYLKKLRCDFAQGLLFSKPLPEAQLPSLIHAVIRE from the coding sequence GTGCTCGGTTGGAACAGTATGATGAGTCTGATTCACAATGCCGTTGCGCATTATGCGTATAGCCTAGCAATCCTCTTCTTTATCGCGTCCGTTCTATTCCTTTATTTTATGAACGTGCAGAAGATTCGACGACGCGGGCTTGTTTTCGACGGTCTCCCGGGGGTGCTCCACTCTAAACCTTTCACCCTTCAGCTTCGGAAGAAACTGAAAACCCGTGCCCCCTTTTATTTAATCCTATTAACAATAGATGAAATCAAGACGATAAACACGAATGGCATTGGAGTAAGGAACGAGTTGCTGCAACAAGTCGGCCGACGATTGACGAATTGGCTTCCTCCGAGCGGTTCCGCTTGCCGGCTCGAAGGTGGCGAGTTCTTAATTTGTCTCCCGTTCCCTTCCGCGAAAAAATTCAAGTTTACCGGCGTTGAATATTTGCAAGAAATGGAAACGCTTTTATCCGCACCCTATCTGATCCAGCATAAGCTCCATCATCTCTCAATGAAGACGGGAATGGCGAAATACGCAGGAGAAAAGCTGACGATAGACCAACTTTTGTCGCTTACCTACTCGTCATTGCATCAAGATACAGTTAACGGAATGAACCATGCCGTCCTATACCATGAGAAGTACGCAGAGCAAATCCGTCGTCGCACGCTTATCGAGGTTTATCTTAGGGACGCCCTGCTGGAAAATCAATTTTCCATGCAATATCAACCGCAGTTTGAGTTGCATAGTGGAAAGCTCAAAGGATTCGAAGCGGTGCTGATCTGGATTCACCCGGAGCTGGGGAATATCGCGCCGGACGAATTCATGCCGATCGGCGAAGAGAAGCAGCTCCTTCTCCCCATCTCGGATTGGATGCTCCGACAAGCTTGCCATATGCTTCGACGCATGACGACCGGATCATCCCCGATCACGATATCCGTTCCGATCTCGAGCTCGCAATTGTCGAATCAACGATTTGCGGAACAGATCGAAGACTTATTAAAGGATACGGGCTTGAGGGCTGAACGGCTTGAATTAGAGTTGATGGAAAGCATGCTGATGCATTCGAAGGATATAGCGGATAGCCAGTTGAATAGACTGCATCAATTAGGCGTCCGATTGGTATTGAATGGAGTCGGAAACGAATATTTCAAGATGAAGGAGATCAGCAAGCTTCCGTTCTGCCTCCTCAAGATCGACGGGAGCTTCATTCGGAACATCGGACACCCATCCGAACAACAAGAGTTCGAATCTTTAATTCATTCCGTTAAGCAGAATCGTTACGAGGTCCTCGCGGAAGGTCTCGAAACTTACGAACAGCTCGTGTATTTGAAGAAACTCCGTTGCGACTTCGCCCAAGGTCTCTTGTTCAGCAAACCTTTGCCCGAAGCGCAACTTCCTTCCCTTATTCATGCGGTTATTCGAGAATAA
- a CDS encoding response regulator transcription factor: MMTRVLVIEDDPIIGEMLTLYLTEENFEVQRVESAREGKFSLGTFNPDILLLDLMLPDASGTELCAEFRQLTAIPIIVISMKPSVTVRIQAISNGADDFLVKPFSMQELKVRMDAVLRRTANLRTVPTSLAHSRETSQSGTEAQRGLVLDLERRTIVLDGEHIETTFSEYEIMKLFYQHPNRVFSREELINAVRGIDSFINDRAIDVHVTNLRRKLEKNPKEPQFIKTVWGVGYKFIKQ, translated from the coding sequence ATGATGACGAGAGTACTTGTTATTGAAGATGATCCTATCATCGGAGAAATGCTCACCCTATATCTCACAGAGGAGAATTTCGAAGTTCAGCGCGTAGAATCCGCGCGCGAAGGAAAATTCTCTCTTGGAACCTTTAACCCGGATATCTTGCTGCTCGACTTGATGTTGCCGGATGCTAGCGGGACGGAGCTATGCGCTGAATTCCGGCAACTTACAGCGATCCCCATTATCGTGATCTCCATGAAGCCGTCGGTAACCGTACGCATTCAAGCGATCAGCAACGGCGCGGATGATTTCCTGGTTAAGCCTTTCAGTATGCAGGAGCTTAAAGTTCGCATGGATGCCGTATTAAGACGCACCGCTAATTTGCGCACGGTTCCGACGAGTCTCGCTCATTCGCGCGAAACCTCGCAGAGCGGAACGGAAGCGCAACGTGGACTCGTGTTGGATTTGGAACGAAGAACGATTGTCTTGGACGGCGAACATATCGAGACGACCTTCTCCGAATACGAGATTATGAAACTGTTCTATCAACATCCTAACCGCGTATTCAGCCGCGAAGAGCTAATCAATGCCGTTCGAGGCATCGATTCGTTCATTAACGACAGGGCAATCGACGTTCACGTTACGAATTTAAGACGCAAGCTGGAGAAGAATCCGAAGGAACCGCAGTTTATTAAGACGGTATGGGGAGTCGGTTATAAATTTATCAAACAATAG